GAATGTTATTTGTTATGATTTCAAGGCTCACCACTACTGCAGGCAACATTTATCCATACTTCATATTTTGGTGAATGAATtatattctattgtatggatataccacatttatttatccattcctcAGATAACAGATACATGGATTTCCTTATACTTTTCAGCAATTGTGAATAATCCTGCTATGAACATTGTGTAGAAATATTTGTTTGTGTAGCTACTTTCAAATCTATAAGGATATAATTAGAAGTTTAATGGTCGAGTCATGTGGTAATCTAACTTTCTgggaactgccaaactgttttccacagaaACTTCACTATTGTATACTCCCATCAGCAATACATGAGTTTTTCATTTCTCCACATTTTAACACatgtgcctcatttttttttaaatagaagagttATGCTAGTAATTATAAAGTACAATTTCATTGAGGTTTTGATTAGAAATTTCATAGTGAATAATGATattgcttattggccatttgtatatattgcctttttttctttttctttttgtttctttttattttttgttttgggagTTTCTTGTttgtgttgttgttattgtttggggCTGGGACCTCTGGTCTGCTAGCCACATACTcaggttctctaccactgagctccatccccaaccttgccatttgtatatattctttaaagaaatgtttatttaagtCTTCTGCCCATGTTTTAGTTGGGTTGCAAGTCTTTTTGTTGTTCCTTTGTGGAAGTTCTTCATATAAATAGTTTCCCTTATTTTGTAGGCTGTCTTCGCTATGCTTGATACCCAGTGATGAACAAATGTTCTAAGTTTGGATGAAGTCCAAGTCAtcaaattttctcttttggttcttactatttttaaaaatgcttttatgcATTATAGTTACATGTAACAGTGGGACTCATTGTGACGTACTCATAGATGCATATAACatacttttcttctttcactCCCAGTACTTCACCTGTCTTTCCTTCCCCAACTCCCTTCATGTATACTATTGGTTTTCCTTCCATTTGTGTTTTAAGTTGTTaattatatttgtatgtaaaaTCAGAATTCATTGTGAGGTATCCATACATGAACATagaataatttggtcaacttcattccccagttcttcccctacttctcctccttccccctcccccttgcttCATATTCTCTATGATTTTATGACTTTAGGAACATAATTTCCTGTTTTAACCACTAGATACATTATCAGCATTTCTCCATCATATGCAGTGAAGTGCTAGAGTCcagcaattaaaaaatgatttcaacaTATTCAGGGACCTCTTGAACTTTTCTGTTTAAAACAGACTGACAGCCTCCTCCCTAAAAACTGAAGCTGCAATAGATAAATAAGCATATTCAGTGAAATTCCAGAAACACTGCTATGACAGTTCATCTCCGACACTCAGCACAACTACATCTCCCATTACATGTCCCATATCGGAGGTCATTGTAATACACTGTTGCAATTAGTTCTTATTGTTTTAGTTCATATCCCAGAAACCATTACTAAATCCAAAGTCATGAATTTtgcccatgttttcttctaacagttttatggttttaactcttgtttcAGTCCCTGATATATTTTGAGTTGATCTGGTATTTCCGCTTGTGTTAATGCTATTTGTGAATGTTTTTCTCCATTGAATAAACTTGTCACTCTTGTCAAAATTCAATTGACCTTGGACATATGACATTTCCTGGACTCTTAATTCCATTCCATGAGTTCAGTTAAGCCAATCCACATTGCAATGACTATGGTGGTTGaggaatatattttgaatttggaATAGGCATGTTTGTTTTTCTGCAAGTTTATTTTAGCTGTGGAGAATCCATTGaaattcaatatgattttttGTGTTGGCTTTACATTTCTGGAAACAAGCCATTAGGATCTTGGTAGGGATTTCATTAAATCTATAGATTACTTTGGGAAGTGTTACCATATAAAGCAGTAACTCTTGAAactcatgaaaatttaaaatgtaggaGTTTTGGATTTCATCAAATTTTTGTATATTCAAGAAAGATATACAGGTGTAACTTTTTGGTAAAATCCATTTCTGAATATTTGATTGACATAGATGCTGttataaatcaaattattttctaaatttccttttaagattatttttgtgTGTAGATGTGTAAAAGAAATGGGTTGATGGTCTTCAATCCTGTGACTTTACTGATTATATTTATGAGACAACACTTTTTTAATACatacttttaagatttttgttaTAGAATTTCATGTCATCAGAGAATAGacatagatttctttctttccaatttggtATCTTTTATTTCCCTGCCCCTTGGCCTGCCTTCAACTTCTGGTACAATTTTGAACATGAGTGACGAGAGCAACAATCCTTATATCTGATGTTTGGGGAAGTCTTCGGCCTTTTCCTTTGGATTACGATCTTAGCTGTGGTTTTTACATGTTGTCTTTAGTTTGTGGATGTTCTCTTCAGTTCCTAGCCTTCTGAGTGTTCTTTTCAAGAAAGAATTAAAACTTCAGCAGGTGCTTATTTCAGATTACAGAAATTATCTTGTTGTTCTCTTTACTATAATAATATGGTTAATTAcaaggctttctttttctttacctaAGCACCTTTACATTCTTGGAGTAAATACAACACAGTCATGATTTATAGTTACGTTAATTTATGGATTTGTCCTGTGAGTGTTTTTAACATCACTTTAATACATTAAACAAGGGTATTGGTCTCTAGTTTTATTTAATTAACCTTTTATCCAGCTTTGCTCTGAGGTTATGCTAACATTGCAAAATGAGTGACACAGtatatattctatgtatttattcaatgaaataaaatttacatgcaaaacaaacaaacaaacaaaaaacctttagggaaatgaaaagtaaaaaagagcTTTATTAGTAACCACCAAAACTGAAAACAGTATTAATAATGTTCCTTAACTAGGGAATGTAAAACTCAATGTACAATGGAGATTACTGGCATCCATAACCGTATGAATGAGCCTTGATTGCATTACACTAATTGAATAAAATACAGATGTCATATCCTAGGAGTCTAGTCTAGGACATTCATgcaaaggaaaattcaaaatgaaaaaaattgatagTATTCTCCAGGGCAATAGGTGGGTGATACCTTGACATAATggttaataaaatttattatgagTGTTTGTCATAGTGGTTACATgaatatacatttgaaaaaaaattaaagctctatattaaaaattgtgcataCTGGCCTTTCAGTTATATAGTAAagattgaaaataagaaataataacacAATTATACTTGTGCACACTTAAACTATCCGGCTGAGTCCCACAGGTAGTTTAATTGCTTCCTTCCTTAAAAAGTGAGATGAAGCACTGAAGGTTTCCTCGTGGGAGGACATCCCAGGAGGGCTCTGTGTATTCATCATTCCCTGCTGATGTACATGCATTTGTGTCTCAAGTCTGACAGAATTGCAggtgtttattttagagaaagaggaTGGCATGCATTGCCCCTGTGGTCATTATCAATGCATCTGAAAATCATTATCTGTTAGTGCAAGAAGGGTTTCCTTCCAACCTCAAGGCTTGCTGTGACTACACAACTGTAGTCAAGAGAAATACTCCACGATTGAATTCTATTGATTGATTGTGAAATCATAACCACTAAGCtagctgttttttaaatttcgTTATTTGCAAACAAACATCCAACTGTGGATGATATAGAAGACGTAACATAATAATGTTTCTTTTACAAATTAGGAGGAGGTGCAACCTCCACAGACACAGTAAGAATGCATTGTAGATTCAGGACCAAATGGTCACTAGTCTCCATGTGTCCCTGCCTTAGGGACCTCAGAATATTTTGTCTACTACCCACAAGAGAGCTGCTCCAACAATGCGTTTTTTCATAGAAGAATTTCTGCTTTCAAACGCTCTTTCAGGACTGACTGTCACTTGTGTTTGAAGATCGAGGTAAGCttctataataaatatgaaagttTGGGGAAAATTGCTGTTCACCAGGGGTAGTGGGGCAGCTGGACTTTCTCTGAGTTATGTGAGCACAGAAGTTGGGGTTATGACTGTTTTTCTAAAACACCAAACTGAAGCTAGAGTATAAATATCAAAGAGGTCATCAGGACAAAGTTTAGTGACATTTATAAAAGGTcatcttgctgctttagaaaatatttttaaaagcatagatCAAACTCTGAAAAAATTTCTAGTTGTTTACAACCTGATGGTTTCTCACTAGAGATTAAAGGGGACAAACAGAGAGTGCAGTGGTCCTTCTTTAAATACGAAGGGACCTAATGAATCAGCAAGATCTGAACCTCATTGTAACATTTTGCCCATAATCttattctcattcttatttttactGGCAGGTCTACCAACACTGATGGTGGTGTAGCCAAAGTTACAGGTTTTGATTAAAATTTAACTCAGTTTAAATATTGATTCTTGAATATTTGTCCATCAACTTTTGGAATGTTAGAATATCACTTAATTTCATAAATTATCAGTTGTCTTAatagtgaaaaaaataagaatacctAGCTATAcagagacacaaacacacacacaaacaggtgCTTATATATAAAACTCCTGGCATTCCTTGTAGAACACTCTGTGTTAAACAAGTGTGATGTATGTTAAGGTGAGCAAACATGAAGCCCTTATGGGCTGAACTTGTAATGTTCTAAAGGATAGGATGCTAAATAATAGGGAAACATAGTGAGGGGTGAATGAATGTTTTCAAATGtcttaaatcacaattaaattttttaaaattctgggctAATGtgcttcaaaaaaattttacagTTGGAGCTTTCCACCAAAATAGATATGCAGGCTAAAGTAACTTCAAAAATATGAACACCTCACCATTAATATCAATTAGTCAActattcaactaaaaaaaataacaaattgggAAGACCATCCATGAAACCCTTACTCTTCAAAAGCAAATTATTGTTTAGATAAATCGCCCACTACATTGTATGGTCATGCCAAACCTTTAGATCTAGAGAATACTGAAAATATGATTATCATCATAAAGTAATGCTTACACTTTTCCATTTCTGCTCAACTGGGTTTTGCTCTTCAAAAACCAAAATTTTCCTCTTTGCTACACAGCCCCTGGTGGTCCTAACGTACCACCCATGGAGAATACCACGGAGGTGAGGGAGTTCATCCTGCTGGGACTGACCAGCGCCCCCCAACTGCAGCTTCCCCTCTTCATAATGTTCACTCTCATCTACCTCATCACTCTGGTGGGGAACCTGGGGATGATCACGTTGATCCTGCTGGACTCCcgcctccacacccccatgtactttttcctcagtcaCCTGTCTCTGGTGGACTTTTGTTCCTCCTCAGCTGTCACTCCCAAGGTCATGGCTGGGTTGCTGATGGAAGACAAGGTCATCTCCTACAATGCTTGTGCTGCTCAGATGTTCTTTTTTGCAGTCTTTGCCACTGTAGAAAATTACCTCCTGACCacaatggcctatgaccgctatgcaGCAGTGTGCCAGCCCCTGCACTACTCCACCATCATGACAAACACTGTGTGCACTCGTCTGGCCATAGGCTGCTATGCCATTGGTTTGCTGAATGCTTCTGTGCAAACTGGAGACACGTTCTGCCTCTCTTTCTGTGTGACCAATGTGGTCCATCACTTCTTCTGTGATATTCCCGCTGTCATGACTCTGACTTGCTCTGATAAACATGTCGCCGAACTGATTCTTGTTCTTATGTCAACTTTTAAtgtcatttttgcatttcttgttATCTTGATTTCCTACCTGTTCATATTCATCACCATTTTGAAGATGCACTCAGGTAAGGGATACCAGAAGGCTTTATCTACTTGTGCTTCTCACCTCATtgcagtttctattttttatgggACTGTCATCATCATGTACTTACAGCCCAGCTCCAGTCACTCCATGGACACTGACAAAATTGCATCTGTGTTCTACACCATGGTCATCCCCATGCTGAACCCTGTGGTCTACAGCCTCAGGAACAAGGAGGTCAAGAGAGCACTCAAGAAGGTTGTTAAAAAGGCAATATCTTCTCTAGGTTTAGTTCTTTAATGATGTAAAACCCTCAAAAAGTTATTTCATCCCTCTTAAAATGACTGTATGCTATAATCCAAAGTTAAATACTTtgttatatatagaaaaaaatcatctaatattatttctttagttcAAAAACAGTTCTAAGTATccacaaatttgaaaatataattattttagtgaAGTTCTATGAAGTGTATGTTTTTGTCACATTTTATCCTGATATAAATAATTACTTTATCTTAATAAAATCTCAGTAACCACTGAGCTATTCGGTATTAGAAAGCCTATTCACATGACTATTTCTAAAATGATGAATGCATCTGTGTTCTATACTGTGGTGGTTCCTATGTTAgaataaaaggcaaaaaagataaaactattaTATCTTGTTAAATAAGTTTGCAGATAGCAGGAACTTTATAATATAAATCATATGCAATCAActgaaaattattagaattaataaatgaaataagcaaagTCTCGAGGTAGAAGATCAGTATACAAAAATTAATGGTATTTGTATATATAAGCAGTTAATAATCTGAAAGTAAAATTAATAGAATTTcacttaaaatcattaaaaataatgaaaagatcaTTGGGCAAAAtaacaaatgtgatttttttttcaggtattccTTGAgggtattatttttaaacattttggaggcaaaataaaaatttttattttcttatttttaattgatctaACAGATAATAGCTTGTTCAAAACCATAGAAGCAACAATGTCTTGAATGACATGAGGTATTTTAACTATgtaattaaatgataaaatgcaTCATTTTGTGAAACATCATTTAAAATGTGCACATGccatatgaatgcaaatattttattattattttagttgcaCGTATTTGTGGGATGACTGGATACATTTATATAGCATGTACTGATCAAATCATGGTAGTTATCTTTTCCATtcccttaaatttaaaaaaaatgattaacatAAAAATGTGCATAAAATTGTAGATACaacatgatattttaatacatatctACAATGTATATggatcaaatcaggataattaacatttccatcttcttattattattttatatttggaggCTTTTAACTCTTCTGgttctttgtaaaatatatgaTAGTATTTGTGAACTATAGTTATATCACTGTGCTGTAGGACACTAGAACTTATAACATCTATTGAACATGTTTGAGCAATGTTTAtactcttaaaattataaaacatcattgaaagacatgaaataaaatctaaatttggAAAGACACTCCTTGTTCATGAATCAAAATCCTAGAGCTGAAAATACTCTCCAATAGATCTACAAAGTCAACCTCCTCCTGTCCATCtcctgctggctttgaagatattggtaaaattattttaaattcatgagGGAAtccaagagacccagaataaccaagaTAGTATGTTAAAGGAAAGGTAAGTTGGATTACTGTCACTTCtctcattttcaaaatgtagTGCAAATGCTATAGCAATCCAGGTGGCATGGTATTTCACTTAGGGTAAGGTTCTTTAGGTTCACCATGCAGAGaacgtgaatttccccagaacgtgtttgtagagggccggtgtgagttcgggaataaagagttgctatttgaatctacaaggtgtgtggtggctcgtgattttgttcCGGAGTAGGCTTTCTGGTTTGTTCTGCACAAGTAGAGAATTCTCATCTGTGTAGTAAACGAGCTGATGTGGATAGTCTCAGCTTGACCCAGGCTACTTAACTGTTTGGAGCTGGACATGTGAATCCACCTGCCTCCACATCCTCAAACCCTCTTTCAGGGCTTTTAGAGGCTGAGAGGATAGAGGTGATAACTCAAGGAGAAGAGGGAATGGAGGAACTTACCTACCGGCAGCCATGGGGACGGTACCTACAGATCTAGTCCTGAGAAAACCACCATGAATAAGGGAAATGGTGACAATGACCCTGGGGCTGATAGACCTTATTTTTACTCCATGGGCCTTGGGCACCTCTCCCTGGGCAGGTCAGTTATCCACCCTGCCCAGCTGGTTACCCAGTTTGGCCTAGGGAAAAGTTACCTTCTCTGAGTGGCTCCACACAAGAGATGCACAGTGGTGTCAAGGGTCAAATGTCTTCTCTTATATGCAGAAgttagggaaagagagagaaaaagggatcccattaaaatagaagggagaccagtagagaaaggagaCCCAGGGtacaggagcaggagaggaagagaggagctAACTAGGAAAAGAAACTGATcaattatgttgtgtgcatgtatgcgTATGTCACAATTAATCCCGCTACTATGGATAATTTTAATCCttcaataaaaacagaagaatatATATGCCCAATACTGTTGTCcttgacatacatacatacactacAAATTACATTGGTTTACCATATCATTGTGGTatattaattagatatatattCTGCATAATCCTACTTCTATTAAACAAATTGAAtttgtcattattgtttttcattttatttatatatttatatatttttctgtttttattgaaccaattatgcataatagtgggattAATTGTGACATATTCAATATGATCAGTTTCCTTCCTTTACTCATCAACAGAACCCTTTAACCCCCATCAGAGACCCAGAACTTATAGACACAGAGAACCCTGGACCTGGGGTGGACATAGGGGATGGGCTTCTGTGATTTCCCATCTCCCCTGCTCTTTTGGAGACACCTCACAGGATGTgccaggggaggtggggggaagGCTAAGCAGGTCGGATGCTACCACCTCAACCTGAGATGC
This portion of the Ictidomys tridecemlineatus isolate mIctTri1 chromosome 4, mIctTri1.hap1, whole genome shotgun sequence genome encodes:
- the LOC101965557 gene encoding olfactory receptor 5B17 — protein: MENTTEVREFILLGLTSAPQLQLPLFIMFTLIYLITLVGNLGMITLILLDSRLHTPMYFFLSHLSLVDFCSSSAVTPKVMAGLLMEDKVISYNACAAQMFFFAVFATVENYLLTTMAYDRYAAVCQPLHYSTIMTNTVCTRLAIGCYAIGLLNASVQTGDTFCLSFCVTNVVHHFFCDIPAVMTLTCSDKHVAELILVLMSTFNVIFAFLVILISYLFIFITILKMHSGKGYQKALSTCASHLIAVSIFYGTVIIMYLQPSSSHSMDTDKIASVFYTMVIPMLNPVVYSLRNKEVKRALKKVVKKAISSLGLVL